In Geminocystis sp. NIES-3708, a single window of DNA contains:
- the bchH gene encoding magnesium chelatase subunit H has protein sequence MKRIVLITGFETFNSSLYRQSASIAISCCEGLEVIVFTDTDINTQRENVESALQSADVFFASLLFDYDQVIWLREKVAHIPIRLVFESALELMSLTQIGKFAIGDKPKGMPKPVQFILSKFTNSKEEDKLAGYISFLKTGPKLLKYIPVKKVQDLRNWLIIYGYWNAGGVENVASMCWFIAENYLGLTVTEIPPVIETPNMGLLHPDYDGYFTSPSEYLSWYQKKLDEGKTGRQADRQTGRQEENTINYSLSTIHYSLPVVGILLYRKHVISKQPYIPQLISYFEEAGLIPLPIFINGVEGHVAVRDWMTTDYEQEKRSQGINETPSLSKDAVKVDAVISTIGFPLVGGPAGSMEAGRQVEVAKRILTAKNIPYIVAAPLLIQDIHSWVRKGIGGLQSVVLYALPELDGAIDTIPLGGLVGEDIYLIPERVKRLTGRVNNWIKLRRKAKCDRKIAIILYGFPPGYGATGTAALLNVPKSLQKLLTALKEEGYTVDNIPEDGEEILNQVKTADDFISYSGKAEGRRQKAEDDLTIDKSLLTINSNTVDVKTLDRWLGYILINKIKKQWGNLTQTGIKTIGDKFQIGGIQLGNVWIGVQPPLGIAGDPMRLMFEKDLTPHPQYTAFYKWLQNDFQADAIIHFGMHGTVEWLPGNPLGNTGYSWSDVLLGDIPNLYIYAANNPSESMLAKRRGYGVIISHNVPPYGRAGLYKELMALKELINEYREDTEKNALLKEDIVQKIVDSSLNKDCKFSEEEKRGIEFTADNAKVFSKQALNDYFVQIYDYLQIVEQRLFSSGLHILGENPNQEQLQSYLEAYFDDTYSQQNFAQELNNSDLFARVEKKAEKEEELKQRFAQQQLITDLLMQTEDELTNLLRGLNGEYIPPAPGGDLLRDGAGVLPTGRNIHALDPYRMPSQGAYSRGREIGKKIIEQNLAENGCYPETVAVMLWGLDAIKTKGESIGILLELVGAEPVKEGTGRIVRYELMPLKKVGHPRIDVLGNLSGIFRDTFINIIELLDDLFQRASTAEESIENNFIRKHYLELKEKGIDNASARLFSNPNGDFGSLVNDQVVDGNWDSGDELADTWKNRNVFSYGRKDKGQTRPEILDKLLQTSATVVQEIDSVEYGLTDIQEYYANTGGLKRAAEKQSGKKVSASFVESFSKDTTPRKLEQVLRMEYRTKLLNPKWAKAMADQGSGGAYEISQRMTALIGWGGTVDFTDNWVYDQAVDTYVLDQDMANKLREANPEAFRNIVGRMLEANGRGFWDADEEKLEKIKSLYEMTEDELEGVTV, from the coding sequence ATGAAACGTATCGTATTAATAACAGGATTTGAGACTTTTAATAGTAGTTTATACCGTCAATCAGCTTCGATCGCTATATCTTGCTGTGAAGGTTTAGAAGTAATAGTTTTCACCGATACGGATATTAATACTCAAAGAGAAAATGTGGAATCGGCCTTACAAAGTGCTGATGTTTTCTTTGCTAGTCTGCTTTTCGACTATGATCAAGTAATATGGTTAAGGGAAAAAGTTGCCCATATTCCCATTCGTCTTGTTTTCGAGTCGGCTTTAGAATTAATGAGTCTTACCCAGATAGGTAAATTCGCTATTGGTGATAAGCCTAAAGGAATGCCTAAACCTGTACAATTCATCTTGAGTAAGTTTACCAATAGCAAAGAAGAAGATAAACTGGCAGGATATATCAGCTTCTTAAAAACAGGGCCTAAATTATTAAAATATATTCCCGTTAAAAAAGTCCAAGATTTACGCAACTGGTTGATTATTTACGGTTATTGGAATGCTGGAGGGGTTGAGAATGTTGCCTCTATGTGTTGGTTTATCGCTGAAAATTATCTCGGTTTAACCGTCACCGAAATTCCCCCCGTTATCGAAACTCCTAATATGGGATTACTTCATCCTGACTATGATGGTTATTTTACTTCTCCTAGTGAGTATTTGAGTTGGTATCAAAAGAAATTAGATGAGGGTAAGACAGGCAGACAGGCAGACAGGCAGACAGGAAGACAAGAAGAAAATACTATCAACTATTCACTATCAACTATTCACTATTCACTGCCTGTTGTTGGTATATTGTTATATCGTAAGCACGTTATCAGCAAACAACCTTATATTCCTCAACTGATTAGTTACTTTGAAGAAGCAGGATTAATTCCCTTACCTATTTTCATTAATGGTGTGGAAGGTCATGTGGCTGTAAGGGATTGGATGACAACGGATTATGAGCAAGAAAAACGCAGTCAGGGTATTAATGAAACTCCCTCTTTATCAAAAGATGCTGTGAAAGTAGATGCGGTAATCTCTACCATCGGGTTTCCTTTGGTGGGTGGGCCTGCTGGTAGTATGGAAGCTGGAAGACAGGTAGAGGTGGCAAAACGTATCTTAACGGCAAAAAATATTCCCTACATTGTCGCCGCACCTCTGTTAATCCAAGATATTCATTCATGGGTAAGAAAGGGTATCGGTGGTTTGCAAAGTGTGGTATTATACGCTTTACCTGAGTTGGATGGTGCGATCGACACTATCCCATTAGGTGGTTTAGTAGGTGAAGATATATACCTGATTCCTGAAAGGGTTAAGCGTCTTACTGGTAGGGTTAATAACTGGATTAAGTTAAGAAGAAAGGCGAAGTGCGATCGCAAGATTGCCATTATTTTATATGGATTCCCCCCCGGATACGGTGCAACTGGTACGGCCGCACTATTAAATGTACCTAAATCTTTGCAAAAATTACTAACAGCATTGAAGGAAGAAGGCTATACCGTTGATAATATTCCCGAAGACGGCGAGGAAATTCTTAACCAAGTCAAAACCGCTGATGATTTTATCTCCTATTCAGGAAAAGCAGAAGGCAGAAGGCAGAAGGCAGAAGATGATTTAACTATTGACAAGTCACTATTAACTATTAACTCTAATACTGTTGATGTGAAGACCCTCGATCGATGGTTAGGATATATACTAATAAATAAGATCAAGAAACAATGGGGTAATCTGACTCAAACTGGTATTAAAACCATTGGTGACAAATTCCAAATCGGCGGTATTCAATTAGGAAACGTCTGGATTGGAGTACAACCGCCACTCGGTATAGCGGGTGATCCCATGAGGCTTATGTTTGAGAAAGATTTAACCCCTCATCCTCAATACACAGCTTTTTATAAATGGTTGCAAAATGACTTTCAAGCCGATGCGATTATACACTTCGGAATGCACGGCACAGTAGAATGGTTGCCCGGTAATCCTTTAGGTAATACGGGCTATTCATGGTCAGATGTACTATTAGGAGATATTCCTAACCTATATATTTATGCCGCTAACAACCCTTCCGAATCCATGTTGGCAAAAAGACGGGGTTATGGTGTTATTATCTCTCACAATGTGCCTCCTTACGGCAGGGCAGGATTATATAAAGAGTTAATGGCATTAAAAGAGTTAATTAACGAGTATCGAGAAGATACAGAGAAAAACGCCCTCTTAAAAGAAGATATTGTCCAAAAAATAGTCGATAGTAGCTTAAATAAAGACTGTAAATTTAGCGAAGAGGAAAAACGAGGTATTGAATTTACTGCTGACAATGCCAAGGTATTCAGTAAACAGGCATTAAATGATTATTTTGTCCAAATATATGACTATTTGCAAATAGTTGAACAAAGATTATTTTCCAGTGGTTTACACATCTTAGGGGAAAATCCGAATCAAGAACAATTGCAATCATACCTTGAGGCTTATTTCGATGATACTTATAGTCAACAAAACTTCGCCCAAGAGTTAAACAATAGCGACTTATTCGCCAGAGTTGAGAAGAAAGCGGAAAAAGAAGAAGAATTAAAGCAACGTTTTGCGCAACAACAGCTAATTACTGACTTGTTAATGCAAACCGAAGACGAATTAACTAATTTATTGCGAGGCTTAAACGGTGAATACATCCCCCCAGCGCCCGGAGGTGATTTACTGCGAGATGGTGCTGGAGTATTGCCTACAGGACGTAACATTCACGCATTAGATCCCTATCGGATGCCTTCTCAGGGTGCGTATTCAAGGGGTAGGGAGATTGGTAAGAAAATTATTGAGCAAAATTTAGCAGAAAACGGTTGTTATCCAGAAACCGTAGCCGTCATGTTATGGGGTTTAGATGCTATTAAAACCAAGGGGGAGTCGATCGGCATTTTACTAGAATTAGTGGGTGCAGAGCCTGTTAAAGAAGGCACAGGGCGCATAGTTAGATATGAGTTAATGCCGTTGAAAAAAGTAGGGCATCCTCGCATTGATGTTTTAGGTAATTTATCAGGCATTTTCCGAGATACTTTTATTAATATCATCGAATTGCTGGATGATTTATTTCAACGGGCTTCTACTGCGGAGGAATCGATCGAAAATAACTTTATTCGGAAACATTACCTTGAATTAAAGGAAAAAGGCATTGATAACGCCTCCGCACGACTATTTTCTAATCCTAACGGCGATTTTGGCTCATTAGTAAATGATCAGGTTGTGGATGGTAACTGGGATTCTGGGGATGAATTAGCGGATACATGGAAAAATCGCAATGTTTTCAGCTACGGTAGAAAGGATAAAGGGCAAACGCGCCCTGAAATTTTAGATAAACTATTACAAACCAGTGCAACCGTTGTGCAGGAAATCGACTCGGTGGAATATGGCTTGACGGATATTCAGGAATATTATGCTAACACGGGAGGCTTGAAACGTGCCGCCGAAAAACAAAGCGGTAAAAAGGTATCGGCTAGTTTTGTGGAAAGTTTCTCTAAAGATACTACTCCCCGTAAATTAGAGCAGGTGTTAAGGATGGAATATCGCACTAAGTTACTTAACCCAAAATGGGCGAAAGCTATGGCTGATCAGGGTTCAGGTGGTGCTTATGAAATTTCTCAACGGATGACGGCATTAATCGGTTGGGGAGGTACTGTCGATTTTACCGATAATTGGGTATATGATCAAGCTGTTGATACTTATGTATTAGATCAAGACATGGCAAATAAGTTAAGGGAAGCGAATCCCGAAGCCTTCCGAAATATTGTGGGAAGGATGTTGGAGGCGA
- a CDS encoding ABC transporter ATP-binding protein, with amino-acid sequence MFFMNSTLIENQQISVSKGLISLENIYKIYGSGETEVHALSGVNLTINSGEYCAIMGSSGSGKSTMMNILGCLDRPTSGNYFLNGENVASLSSQKLATVRNLQIGFVFQQFHLLPQLTALENVMLPMIYAGVSEVEQKKRATSALTKVGLSHRLNNKPNQLSGGQQQRVAIARSIVNNPLILLADEPTGALDSETTKEVLQIFRQLNDEKMTIILVTHEHDVAQEAKRIIRFADGKIINN; translated from the coding sequence ATATTTTTCATGAATTCAACTTTAATAGAAAATCAACAAATTTCTGTATCTAAAGGTTTAATTTCTTTAGAGAATATCTATAAAATTTATGGTAGTGGTGAAACAGAAGTTCATGCTTTATCGGGGGTAAATCTCACCATTAATTCAGGAGAATATTGCGCCATTATGGGATCGTCAGGCTCAGGAAAATCTACTATGATGAATATTTTAGGTTGTCTTGATCGTCCCACTTCTGGTAATTATTTTCTTAATGGCGAAAATGTTGCTTCCTTATCCAGTCAAAAACTAGCCACAGTGCGCAATTTACAAATAGGCTTTGTTTTTCAGCAATTTCACCTTTTACCTCAGTTAACGGCTTTAGAAAACGTCATGCTACCCATGATTTATGCTGGGGTGTCTGAAGTCGAACAAAAAAAACGGGCAACTTCTGCCTTAACCAAAGTTGGTTTATCCCATCGTCTCAATAATAAACCCAATCAGCTTTCTGGAGGACAACAACAAAGGGTTGCGATCGCAAGATCAATTGTAAATAATCCTTTAATATTACTAGCAGATGAACCCACAGGAGCATTAGATTCAGAAACAACAAAAGAAGTATTGCAAATATTTCGTCAATTAAACGATGAAAAAATGACCATTATTTTAGTAACCCATGAGCATGATGTCGCCCAAGAAGCTAAAAGAATAATTCGTTTTGCCGATGGGAAAATAATTAATAATTAA
- a CDS encoding agmatinase family protein encodes MNSTNFNPHQISIKNNCFFGLPHSIENAKIVFLSVPWDATVSYGEGTAEGPEAILDASYQLDWYDFDLPHAWEKGYATIPIDKTIKAKSNAKRMMAKTVIDHLESGNDLDDKAIAKDLAMVNKGSIDLNEWVYNQCLNYLSQGKSIALIGGDHSVPFGYIKALTEHHQQFSILHIDAHADLRNAYEGFTYSHASIMYNVMQLPNIDKLVQVGIRDLCQEEMNKIRSDNRIILFDDWQLKNHLYEGISWQKQCQNIISNLSEKVYISFDIDGLNQAFCPSTGTPVAGGLDFNQAIYLIQILVKSRKKIIGFDLCEVSPSSNKEDQWDGNIGARLLYKLTNLMYLSSHQN; translated from the coding sequence GTGAATTCTACTAACTTTAATCCTCATCAAATAAGTATTAAAAATAATTGTTTTTTCGGTTTACCTCATTCCATAGAAAATGCGAAAATAGTTTTTTTAAGTGTCCCTTGGGATGCCACGGTGTCCTATGGTGAAGGTACAGCAGAAGGACCAGAAGCCATCCTTGATGCTTCTTATCAATTAGATTGGTACGATTTTGATTTACCCCACGCATGGGAAAAAGGTTACGCTACCATCCCCATTGATAAAACTATTAAAGCTAAAAGTAACGCAAAAAGAATGATGGCAAAAACTGTCATAGATCACCTAGAGTCAGGAAATGATCTTGATGACAAGGCGATCGCAAAAGATTTAGCAATGGTAAATAAAGGAAGTATAGATTTAAATGAATGGGTATATAATCAATGTCTAAACTATTTATCTCAAGGAAAATCTATCGCTTTAATTGGCGGTGATCATAGTGTGCCTTTCGGTTATATTAAAGCTCTGACAGAACATCATCAACAATTCAGCATTTTACATATTGATGCCCATGCAGATTTACGTAACGCTTATGAAGGCTTTACTTATTCCCATGCTTCGATAATGTATAACGTTATGCAACTGCCAAATATTGATAAATTAGTGCAAGTAGGAATTAGGGATTTATGTCAAGAAGAAATGAATAAAATTCGCAGTGATAATCGTATTATTTTATTTGATGATTGGCAATTAAAAAATCATCTTTATGAAGGTATATCATGGCAAAAACAATGTCAAAATATTATTTCGAATTTGTCGGAAAAAGTTTATATCAGCTTCGATATTGATGGTTTAAATCAAGCATTTTGCCCTAGCACTGGAACACCCGTTGCTGGTGGTTTAGACTTTAATCAAGCTATTTATTTGATCCAAATTTTAGTAAAATCAAGAAAAAAAATTATCGGTTTTGATCTTTGTGAAGTTTCTCCTAGTTCAAATAAAGAGGATCAATGGGATGGAAATATTGGTGCTAGATTACTCTATAAGTTAACTAATTTAATGTATCTTTCTTCTCATCAAAATTAA